In Ochotona princeps isolate mOchPri1 chromosome 21, mOchPri1.hap1, whole genome shotgun sequence, a single genomic region encodes these proteins:
- the NISCH gene encoding nischarin isoform X1: protein MAAAAAAGGFGPEREAEPAKEARVVGSELVDTYTVYIIQVTDGGHEWTVKHRYSDFHELHEKLVTERKIDKNLLPPKKIIGKNSRSLVEKREKDLEVYLQTLLAAFPGVAPRVLAHFLHFHFYEINGITAALAEELFEKGEQLLGAGEVFAIRPLQLYAVTQQLQQGKPTCASGDAKTDLGHILDFTCRLKYLKVSGTEGPFGTSNIREQLLPFDLSIFKSLRQVEISHCDAKHIRGLVTSKPSLATLSVHFSATSMKEVLVPEASEFEEWEPEGVGLEGPVTAIIPTWQALTTLDLSHNSISKIDESVKLIPKIEFLDLSHNGVLVVDNLQHLYNLVHLDLSYNKLSSLEGVHTKLGNIKTLNLAGNLLESLSGLHKLYSLVNLDLSDNRIEQMEEVTSIGSLPCLERVALLNNPLTIIPDYRTKVLAQFGDRASEVCLDNTATTEKELDTVEVLKAIQKAKEVKSKLNNPEKKVGEDPRLRSSGSPPTMIPASASLPQPILSNKGIMFVQEEALASSLSSTDSLTPEHRPIARACSDSLESLPAGQAGPDELRDTPGAVGGASPEHAEPEVQVVPGSGQLIFLPFTCIGYTATNQDFIQRLSTLIRQAIERQLPAWIEAANQRDEGQGDEEEEEEGEQEDVAENRYFEMGPPDAEEEEEVEERGQGDEEEEDEEETEAEEARLALEWALGADEDFLLEHIRVLRVLWCFLIHVQGSIRQFAACLVLTDFGVAVFEIPHQESRGSSQHILSSLRFVFCFPHGDLTEFGFLMPELCLVLKVRHSENTLFIISDAASLHDFHADLRACFAPQHMAMLRSPVLYGSHTSLQEFLRQLLTFYQVAGGCQERSQGCFPVYLVYSDKRMVQTAAGDYSGNIEWASCTLCSAVRRSCCAPSEAVKSAAIPYWLLLTPQHLNVIKADFNPMPNRGTHNCRNRNSFKLSRVPLSTVLLDPTRSCTQPRGAFADGHVLELLVGYRFVTAIFVLPHEKFHFLRIYNQLRASLQDLKTVVIAKSPTTGASSPNPQGDDQPAQGRASNDRQPQEAPAEAPAPVLATAPTAATAAAPVPGEKAESPAQYPSERLIQSTSEENQIPSHLPVCPALQHIASLSGRAVIELFHSSIAEVENEELRHLLWSSVLFYQTPGLEVTACVFLSTKAVYFVLHDGLRRYFSEPLQDFWHQKNTDYNNSPFHISQCFVLRLSDLQSVNVGLFDQHFRLTGSSPMQAVTCLTRDSYLTHCFLQHLMGALSSLERTPEPEPVDKDFYSEFGNKTTGKMENYELIHSSRVKFTYPSEEEVGDLTFIVAQKTAEPEKAEDLSILLYVQAFQVGPLPPGRCRSPLRPKTLLLTSAEIFLLDEDCIHYPLPEFAREPPHRDRYRLEDGRRIRDLDRVLMGYQTYPQALTLIFDDVQGHDLMGSVTLDHFGVESSGPTRVGQGREVQWQVFVPSAESREKLISLLARQWEALCGRELPVELTG from the exons GAGATCAACGGCATCACCGCAGCACTGGCTGAAGAGCTCTTTGAAAAAG GCGAGCAGCTCCTGGGGGCTGGTGAGGTCTTTGCCATCCGGCCCCTGCAGCTCTACGCAGtcacccagcagctgcagcagggaaAGCCCACGTGTGCCAGCGGGGATGCCAAGACTGACCTGGGCCACATCCTGGACTTCACCTGTCGCCTTAAGTATCTTAAG GTTTCTGGCACAGAAGGGCCTTTTGGAACCAGCAACATTCGGGAGCAGCTCCTGCCATTTGATTTGTCAATCTTCAAGTCTCTACGTCAGGTGGAG ATAAGTCACTGTGATGCCAAGCACATCCGAGGGCTGGTCACCTCCAAGCCCAGCCTGGCTACGCTGAGCGTCCACTTCTCGGCCACCTCGATGAAG GAAGTCCTTGTTCCTGAAGCCTCGGAGTTTGAGGAGTGGGAACCAGAAGGCGTAGGCCTGGAAGGCCCCGTGACTGCCATCATCCCCACCTGGCAAGCTCTGACCACCCTCGACCTGAGCCACAATAGCATCTCCAAGATCGACGAGTCTGTG AAACTGATCCCCAAGATTGAGTTTCTGGACCTGAGTCACAATGGGGTGCTGGTTGTGGACAATCTACAG CACCTGTACAACCTAGTACACCTGGACCTGTCTTACAACAAGCTGTCCTCCTTGGAAGGCGTCCACACTAAACTGGGGAACATCAAGACTCTCAACCTGGCGGGCAACCTGCTGGAGAGCCTGAGTGGCCTGCACAAGTTGTACTCGCTAGTCAACCTGGACCTCAGTGACAACCGAATCGAGCAG ATGGAGGAGGTCACGAGCATAGGCAGCCTGCCGTGTTTGGAGCGTGTGGCCCTGTTGAACAACCCCCTCACCATCATTCCCGACTACCGGACCAAGGTGTTGGCACAGTTCGGAGACAGGGCTTCTGAG GTCTGTCTGGATAACACAGCGACCACAGAGAAGGAGCTGGACACTGTGGAAGTGCTGAAAGCAATTCAGAAGGCCAAGGAGGTCAAGTCCAAACTGAACAACCCAGAGAAGAAG GTGGGTGAAGACCCCCGGCTCAGATCCAGTGGTTCGCCTCCCACCAtgattcctgcctctgcctctctacCCCAGCCCATCCTCTCCAACAAAG GAATCATGTTCGTGCAGGAGGAAGCCCTGGCTAGCAGCCTGTCATCCACCGACAGCCTGACTCCCGAACACCGGCCCATCGCCCGGGCATGCTCTGACTCCCTGGAGTCCCTTCCTGCGGGACAG GCAGGTCCTGATGAGCTCAGGGACACACCGGGAGCTGTTGGCGGTGCAAG TCCTGAGCACGCAGAGCCAGAGGTGCAGGTGGTGCCTGGGTCCGGCCAGCTCATCTTCCTGCCCTTCACCTGCATTGGCTACACGGCTACCAACCAGGACTTCATCCAACGCCTGAGCACACTGATCCGGCAGGCCATTGAGCggcagctgcctgcctggatTGAGGCCGCCAACCAGCGCGATGAAGGCCAGggtgatgaggaagaggaggaagagggcgaGCAGGAGGACGTGGCTGAGAATCGTTACTTTGAAATGGGGCCTCCTGATgccgaagaggaggaggaagtggaggagcgtGGCCAgggggatgaggaggaggaagatgaggaggagaCTGAAGCTGAGGAGGCACGCCTGGCTCTGGAATGGGCCCTGGGTGCAGATGAAGACTTCCTGCTGGAGCACATCCGCGTCCTCCGGGTGCTGTGGTGCTTCCTGATCCACGTGCAGGGCAGTATCCGCCAGTTCGCCGCCTGCCTTGTGCTCACAGACTTTGGCGTGGCTGTCTTCGAGATCCCACATCAGGAGTCCCGAGGCAGCAGCCAACACATCCTCTCATCCCTGCGCTTCGTCTTCTGCTTCCCGCATGGTGACCTCACCGAGTTCGGCTTCCTCATGCCGGAGCTGTGCCTGGTGCTGAAGGTGCGGCACAGTGAGAACACTCTCTTCATCATCTCGGACGCCGCCAGCCTGCACGACTTCCATGCCGACCTGCGCGCCTGCTTTGCCCCGCAGCACATGGCCATGCTCCGCAGCCCCGTGCTCTATGGCAGCCACACCAGCTTGCAGGAGTTCCTGCGCCAGCTGCTCACCTTCTACCAGGTGGCTGGCGGCTGCCAGGAGCGCAGCCAGGGCTGCTTCCCAGTGTACCTGGTCTATAGCGACAAGCGCATGGTGCAGACCGCCGCCGGGGACTACTCGGGCAACATCGAGTGGGCCAGCTGCACACTCTGCTCTGCTGTGCGCCGCTCCTGCTGTGCGCCTTCCGAGGCTGTCAAGTCTGCCGCCATCCCCTACTGGCTGCTGCTCACGCCCCAGCATCTCAACGTCATCAAGGCTGACTTCAACCCCATGCCCAACCGTGGCACTCACAACTGCCGCAACCGCAACAGCTTCAAACTGAGCCGTGTGCCACTCTCcacagtgctgctggaccccacgcgcagctgcacccagcctcgtGGGGCCTTCGCCGACGGCCACGTCCTCGAGCTGCTCGTGGGCTACCGCTTTGTCACTGCCATCTTCGTGCTGCCCCATGAGAAGTTCCACTTCCTGCGCATCTACAACCAGCTACGAGCCTCGCTGCAGGACCTGAAGACCGTGGTCATTGCCAAGAGCCCCACTACAGGGGCCAGCTCCCCGAACCCCCAGGGGGATGACCAGCCTgctcagggcagggccag CAATGACCGGCAGCCCCAGGAAGCCCCAGCAGAAGCTCCAGCTCCAGTGTTGGCCACAGCCCCAactgcagccacagctgctgctccagttccagggGAGAAGGCTGAGAGCCCTGCCCAGTACCCAAGCGAGCGCCTAATCCAGTCCACCTCGGAGGAGAACCAGATCCCCTCGCACCTGCCTGTGTGCCCAGCGCTCCAGCACATTGCCAGCCTGTCAGGGCGTGCCGTCATCGAGCTCTTCCACAGCAGCATTGCCGAG GTAGAGAACGAGGAGCTGAGGCACCTGCTGTGGTCATCCGTGCTGTTCTACCAGACGCCCGGACTGGAGGTGACTGCCTGCGTGTTCCTCTCCACCAAGGCCGTGTACTTCGTGCTGCACGACGGCCTCCGCCGCTACTTCTCGGAGCCACTGCAGG ATTTCTGGCATCAGAAAAACACTGACTACAACAACAGCCCCTTCCACATCTCCCAGTGCTTTGTACTGCGGCTCAGCGACCTGCAGTCTGTCAACGTGGGGCTTTTTGACCAGCATTTCCGACTGACGG GCTCCTCCCCGATGCAGGCTGTCACCTGCCTGACCAGGGACAGCTACCTGACCCACTGCTTCCTTCAGCACCTCATGGGTGCTCTCTCCTCACTGGAACGCACGCCTGAGCCTGAGCCCGTCGACAAAGACTTCTACTCTGAGTTTGGGAACAAGACCACAG GCAAAATGGAGAACTATGAGCTGATCCACTCGAGCCGTGTCAAGTTCACTTACCCCAGTGAGGAGGAGGTTGGGGACCTGACATTCATCGTGGCCCAGAAGACAGCTGAGCCCGAGAAGGCTGAGGACCTCAGCATTCTGCTGTATGTGCAAGCCTTCCAGGTGGGCCCCCTGCCCCCCGGGCGCTGCCGGAGCCCCCTGCGCCCCAAGACCCTGCTGCTAACCAGTGCAGAGATCTTCCTCCTGGATGAGGACTGCATCCACTACCCACTGCCAGAGTTTGCCAGGGAGCCACCACACAGGGACAGGTACCGGCTGGAGGACGGCCGCCGCATCCGGGACCTGGACCGTGTGCTCATGGGCTACCAGACCTACCCACAGGCCCTCACCCTCATCTTTGATGACGTGCAGGGACATGACCTCATGGGCAGTGTGACTCTAGACCACTTTGGGGTGGAGTCCAGTGGCCCGACCAGGGTTGGCCAGGGCCGGGAGGTCCAGTGGCAGGTGTTTGTCCCCAGCGCTGAGAGCCGAGAGAAGCTAATCTCGCTGCTGGCCCGCCAGTGGGAGGCCCTTTGCGGCCGAGAGCTGCCCGTTGAACTCACGGGCTAG